From the Daucus carota subsp. sativus chromosome 8, DH1 v3.0, whole genome shotgun sequence genome, one window contains:
- the LOC108197605 gene encoding uncharacterized protein LOC108197605, whose translation MANPYNEPGRPVNGNSRQQESTPVLQHSSGISMEWTPEEQAILEDNLARYGSETNIVRYAKIAVLLHNKTVRDVALRCRWMNKKENSKRRKEDQSLSKKNKDRKEKVADPSSRPSLLAGGPTGKLLWQNGQVLEQISANFRSYQMHENIGLFCQARDNIHQILNNLCDTQDVMKQMPPLPEELNEELANLVLPRRTFNMETMTHNHNGML comes from the exons ATGGCGAATCCGTATAATGAACCGGGTCGACCCGTTAATGGGAATTCTCGCCAGCAGGAGAGTACTCCAGTGTTGCAGCATAGTTCTGGAATTTCTATGGAGTGGACTCCTGAAGAACAGGCCATTTTAGAGGACAATCTTGCAAG ATATGGTTCTGAAACGAATATAGTCCGTTATGCGAAGATAGCTGTGTTGTTACATAACAAGACAGTTCGAGATGTGGCATTGCGCTGTAGATGGATGAAT AAAAAGGAAAAtagcaaaagaagaaaagaggATCAAagtctttcaaaaaaaaacaaggaTAGAAAG GAAAAAGTGGCTGATCCTTCATCAAGGCCATCCCTGTTAGCAG GTGGTCCTACTGGAAAGCTTCTTTGGCAAAATGGTCAAGTGTTGGAGCAGATTTCTGCAAATTTCAGATCTTATCAG ATGCACGAGAACATAGGGCTGTTTTGCCAAGCCCGAGACAACATTCACCAAATCTTGAACAA CCTGTGTGATACCCAAGACGTAATGAAGCAGATGCCGCCTCTTCCAGAGGAATTGAATGAAGAGCTAGCTAACCTAGTTCTTCCTCGGAGAACCTTTAACATGGAAACCATGACTCATAATCATAACGGCATGTTGTAA